ACCGCAAATGCCACGACGCTCCACGTTTCGCTGCCTGCGGGTGACGTCCAGGCCAACGTTGGGCGTCCGGTAGCCGTGTCGACATAGAACAGATCTCCCTGCGGCATTCCCAATTCTTCACGTTCGATCACAGTGGCTACGCGGCGGCCAGCGGGGATCCACGCCAGATCGTGCGCAGAACGATTGCCGGAGCGGTCCGGCTGCAGGACCACCACCGGATCGATCGGCTTGGCCTTCATCGAACCGGCATAGATGCCGCTCCCTTCGGACCCCGAAGGCTGATTGACAAACGCGATTGTGCCTGCGTCCGGCGTGACTGCGACTGCGGCGGGGCGCTTCGCGCTGGCAGCCGAGAGCAGCCGCACATGCGATCCGTCGGCATACACCTGCTGGAGGCCGCCCGTTGGGAGCGATACCGCCGCGCTCGCGGTATCGGCAATCCAGGCGATACCGCCGAGTCCTGCCGCCACCGCGTCCGGTTTCGGCTCAGGGGTGCCCTTCCGGTTCCCCAGTTCGACATGGCCGAGCGCGGTACCGTCCGACGCCACAAAGTCCACCACCCATCTGGCCACCTCGCCATTGGGGGACGAAAGCACCGCAATCCGCTCACCGGTCGGATCGGCCGCAGCGGCCCAGATCGTGCGGTCTCGATCTGCCCAAATTTCGATCAGAACGCCGGACGAGATGTTCACCAGCGAAATGCGATGTTGCTGGACGACGGGAATGTTCAGCGCAATTCCACGCGGCGCCAACAGCTCAGAAACCGGCATCTGCGTTGGCAGCGCGGTAGGAGACCCAGGCGATCCAACCACCCCGGTCGCGCCGGGTGAACCTTCATTGCCTGGCGTTTGCGGACCACCGGCAAACTGCCGAGTGCTCGACTCGTCGCCGCAACCGGCCAGCGCGACCACCGCCAGCGTCGACGATGCGAGAAAAGCCCTGCGAGTCCAGCGAGAGGAGCCGTGACCGGTTACGAGACTTTTGTTTGCCATACCATGTTCGAACGAGTTCCCCGGGGAGCACGTCTCGTAATCAGCGTTGCGCTCAGTCTATCGTACGATCGGCCGTTCCGATACCGTCGCGGTGCAATCCAGCGGTCGTGCGGTGTGCTGCTCTGCACATCGGGCCCGTGCTAGACTCAGTCGGCGGCGCCAACTCGGCGCCGTTCTGTCGTTCGAAGAGGACTGCCATATGGCCCTGACGCTTGCCGACGTCGATCACGTCGCCACACTCGCGCGCCTTGGGTTGACCGACGCAGAGCGGGAACGGATGCGCGACCAGCTTTCGGTCATCCTGGAGCACATCGGTGTACTCGCCGAGCTCGACACCGACGCCATTCCACCAACCGCCTCGGTCACACAGATGACGAATGTCTGGCGAGACGACGAGGTGCGACCGTCGTTCGACGAGGAAGCTGTCTTCCAGAATGCGCCTCGGGCCGCGGACAACTGCTTCGTCGTGCGCACACCGCTGGGCGGAGAAAGCGAGTCGTCGTGAGCGAGCTGACAAACCTCTCGATCTCCGAAGCGCGGTTGCTGCTCGATTCCCACAAAGTTTCTGCGGCAGAACTCACCGAAGCGCACCTCGCACGCGCGGACGCCCTCGAACCGACCCTGCGGTGCCATATCGAGCTCACTCCAGAAGTCGCGCGTGCCCAGGCGAAAGCAGCGGACGTCGCAATCGCCGCCGGCGCCGCTGGTCCCTTGACCGGCATTCCCGCCTCGATCAAGGACGTGCTGGTCACGGTCGATTCCCACACAACTGCCGGATCGCAGATTCTCAAGGGGTATCGATCCGCGTATGACGCCACTGTCGTCAGCAAGCTTCGCGCCGCGGGCGCCACATTCATTGGGAAGGGCAACACTGACGAATTTGCCATGGGCTCATCGACGGAAAACTCCTCGTTCTTTCCGACGCGGAATCCCTGGGATATCGAGCGCGTGCCGGGCGGTTCATCGGGCGGTCCGGCCGCCGCAGTGGCATCGGGAGAAACCATGTTCGGCCTCGGGTCGGACACCGGTGGCTCCATCCGCCAACCAGCCGGCTTCTGTGGCATCGTCGGACTCAAACCAACCTATGGCCGCGTATCGCGCCTCGGACTGATCGCATTTGCGAGCAGTCTCGATCAGATCGGACCCTTCACACGCTGTGTCGAAGACGCCGCGCTTGTCCTCGAGGCCATTGCCGGCCACGATCCCGGGGATTCGACCAGCTCACGCAATTCTGTTCCTGCGTTTCACGCGACTCTCCGATCCGACCTGAACGGAGTGAAGATCGGGGTTGCGGAGGAATACACCGTCGCGGGTATGGAGCCCGGTGTCGAATCGGCAGTGTCGACTGCACTCGGCGAACTCGAGGCGTTGGGCGCCGAACTTGTGCCGATCTCGCTTCCACATACAAAGTACGCGCTTCCCACCTATTACATCACCGCGCCAGCCGAAGCCAGCGCGAATCTTGCGCGCTTCGATGGCGTCCGCTTTGGTCTTCGTATCGATTCCCCGACGATCAAGGAAATGTATGAGCGCACGCGGGGAGAAGGGTTTGGCAGCGAAGTCAAGCGCCGCATCATGCTCGGGACGTATGCGCTTAGTTCCGGTTACTACGATGCTTACTACGTCAAAGCCCAAAAGGTGCGAACGCTGATCAAGCAAGACTTCGACCGCGCGTTCGAAAAGGTCGATGTCATCGTTGCGCCGACATCTCCAACAACTGCGTTCCGCATCGGAGATCGAATGGACGATCCATACCAGATGTATCTCGCTGATGTGTTCACCATTCCGGCGAACATGGCGGGAATACCTGGCATCTCGTTGCCATGCGGTTTCTCGAACGATCTGCCAGTTGGTTTGCAGTTCCTCGGACGAGCGTTCGATGAAGCGACACTGCTCGGTGTTGCGCATGCATACGAGCAGTCTCAACCCTGGCATGCAAAGCGTCCAAAGATCGCTGACTAGACGCCTGAGCGAAGCACAAACGTGCGAATCGATAAATATTGCATTCGCGCACAAGACGTTGTCTTTCGCAAATTGTCGCAGCGTGTGTCATTATTACGCCGGTTTTCCAAGGTTATGAGCACGCTGTAACCAACTAACAGGAGCACGTCAATGGCTAAAGTCCAAATCATCAGCGAGAACGACGCCCCGCCAGCCCCCAAGGCGATGACCCGCGCAGCCCAGGAATCGCTCGCGATCCTCAATCAGCTGTCGAAGGGAAAGGTTGCTCGTATCGAGCCGAGCGAAGGCCAAAGCATTCGCGGACTCAAGTCGTCGATCTCTCGAGTTGCATCCAACAACAAGATGAAAGTCTCGCAGTGGGATGTCGACGGCGTGCTCTACGTCAAACTGGCATAGCGACCGCAAGAAATTCGATAGGCTCGTCGAGCAGACGTCTCGACCGATGAGGTGGGAGAAAACGCCCACCTCATTTCGTTCTCATCGAACCCTCAATGTGCTCGCCGGAACGGAGGTCTCGATCTCACTCGAGAACGCGTGAAGATAGTGACGATTCCGACGCGCTGCTCCACCTAATTCTTGGGTCGACAAGCAATCCACATACTCCTGTCGCAACCAGATAGTCCCGAAGTCTCGGTCAAACTACGCGGCCCTTGAGTTACATCGAGCATGGTCAAAGGGCTCCGTTTGATGCGACCAGTGAGCGTCGGGGCATGTCACAGTCTCGCCGGGCATTGGCGGAAGAATGGAACTCACTTCCCGCTAGCCGTGTATTCCTTCCCGTAGCCGAATGCCCGATCTCCCCTCGTTTCTCGTCTTCCTGACTCCTGCGTCCCTCGGCCCGGTTCGCCTTCCCGCAGGCGATTGGGTATACTCTTCCGGTCGCGATTTCGCCTGTGCGGTGAGCATTCGCGCGGCCCGCTAGCTCAATGGCAGAGCATCTGACTCTTAATCAGCTGGTTCGGGGTTCGAGTCCCTGGCGGGTCACCAGCCATTCAAGATTGAGCGCGTGATCGCTCGTTCGGATAGGTCCGAACGGGCGTTTTCGTGTCACTTCGATCCTGCGCTGCCACGACGTCATCCACTCCGCGCAACTTCCGCAATCCTCTCCCGGCGAACGACGTACCATCCGCGCCGAGCGTGCCCAAAGCCTCCGCTCCGCGACGTCGCACCGCGAATCTCCAATCGAGGCGTCCTATGCCAACCGGAACCACCTTCGACACCGATGAGCTCGTGGCGCAGCTCAAGAGCGCCATCGATGCCAATCAGCCCGATCGCATCACCACGCTTGCGCGCGAAGCGGCGCCGAATCAATGGGCCGCCATCGTCCCGCAGCTCGAATCGTCCGAACTGCACGCGTTGGTCGCGGTCTTGCCGGAAGATCTTCTGATCGACCTGCTGAGCGAAATCGAACCGATCGAAGCGGCCCGAATTCTGCAGACGTTCTCCCATCCAGCCGCAGCCGATCTGCTCGAAGCAATGGCGCCGGACTCAGTCAGGCAACGCTCTTCACAGGAGCCTCCGCCAATCTTGGATTCTTTGCGTTCTGCCCATCCGTTCGAGGTACTCGATGTAGAGCTGCATGCTTTGGCACACGCCTTCAGTCGAGCAACCCGGAACTGCAGCCCATGAAACCGAGCAGGGAAGTCAAAAGACTGGGAGAGGACGTGTCGAACTCCGAGTTCCTAATCTCATGTTCTGCGTCAGGCAGAGCCCACCAAACTGTCGCGATGACTTTCCCCTGGTTGCGATCAAGATTCTCTTCATTGCATCTGATGGCGCCTGGCAGGACCCTAGATCGTGGTGCGACTTGGCTCAAGATTTGTCTAGGTCTTGCCCTCATCGTGATCAAGTTCTATTGCAGCAGGCTATATCACCATAATTGAAAGTGTGCGTTCGACCGCTGCGGATTGAGTTGAGACACCATCTGTTTGCCATGGCAGCGACCACGAACAGGGTCCTCGACAAGTTTCTGCCATGTCGTCGATAGCCGGGACTACCCCGAATCGTACTCGGCCGACCACTACGCCTTCCTGCAATTGACGATCCTTCATAAGTGATGATTGGGACTCACTTGATGGAATTCATCACGGCTTGGTTGATATGTCCGGTTTCAGAGCATTCGGAGTTTTCAAAGATTCGCTTGCAGATTTTCACAAGCGACGTTGCGCAAGTTGTTTGGAAACCCGTTGGCTTGCACGCCGACATGGTCCGCTCTTGGTCCCAACAACTCTTCCGAGTGTCTCCTTCGTAAGAGCATAAGCGGCAAGATCGAGGATGGGTTTTCCAGTCTGCGGGATCAATCGCTGCTCTCACTCACTTTCGTGGAACAAATCTGCGCGCTGGGAATGCCGTCAAGACTTACTGGAATTCTCAACGTTGCTATAATGGACCCACAAGACAGTTGGTTGAGAGAAAATGGGTCAGATGGTCGAACTGCGGAAAACGCGTACGTACGCGGGCTCCGCGTATAACCGGCTCTTAATCAGCTGGTTCGGGGTTCGAGTCCCTGGCGGGTCACCACCCACTCAGATCTGAGCACGTGATCGCTCGTTCGGATAGGTCCGAACGGGCGTTTTCGTGTCACTTCCGGACGGCGCTGCCGCCGCGTCATCCACTCCGCGCAACTTCCGCAATCCTCTCCTGGCGAACGGCGTACCATCCGCGCCGAGCGTGCCCAAAGCCTCCCGCTCCGCGACGTCGCACCGCGCATCTTCAATCGAGGCGTCCTATGCCAACCGGAACCACCTTCGACACTGACGAGCTCGTGGCGCAGCTCAAGAGCGCCATCGATGCCAACCAGCCCGATCGTGTCACCACGCTTGCGCGCGAAGCGGCCCCGAATCAATGGGCCGCCATCGTCCCGCAGCTCGAATCGTCTGAACTGCACGCAATGGTCGCGATCCTGCCGGAAGATCTCCTGATCGACCTGCTGAGCGAGATCGAACCGATCGAAGCAGCCCGAATTCTGCAAACGTTCTCGCATCCTGCCGCAGCCGATCTGCTCGAAGCAATGGCGCCGGACGACGCCACCGATGTCATCGACGAGCTTCCTGCCGATCACGCCGAGCAAATCCTGATTCAGATGGAACCAGCCGATGCCGAGGAGATCCGCGAGCTGCTGGCCTATCCCTCGGATTCCGCTGGCGGAATCATGACCCCCGGCTTCGTTTCGATCTCGCCCGACCTCCAGGCATCCCAGGCCATTGCCGCGCTGCAGCGTGTCTCCGAAGAAGCCGAGACGATGTATTACGTCTATGTGGTCGATGAACTCGAGCACCTTCTGGGCGTTCTCTCGCTCCATCGGCTCGTCCTGACCCGAAAAGACACTCCCATGCGCGAGCTGATGGTCGTCGATCCGGTGCGTGTTCAGGCCACGGCCGATCGCGAAACAGCCGCCCGCCTGTTGGTCGACAACAACTTGTTGGCGTTGCCGGTAGTCGACGCGGACAATCGTCTGCTCGGCATCATCACGCAAGACGATGTTGCAGAGGTGCTGGAAGACGAGGCCACCGAAGACATTGAGCGGTTGGGCGGTTCGCAGCCGTTGGAAACCCCCTATCGCTTCGCCTCGATTCCGCTGCTTTTTCGACGCCGCATCCTCTGGCTTCTGCTCCTTTTCGCGGCGGAGGCATACACCGGCACTGTCATGCGCCATTTCGAGGACGAGATCGCGCAAGTGGTCGCGCTCGCCTTTTTCGTCCCGCTTCTGATCGGCACCGGCGGAAACATCGGAAGCCAGGTCACGACCACGCTGGTGCGCGCGATTGCGGTTGGCGAAGTTCAACTACGCGATGTGCGTTGGGTGCTCGCCAAAGAGGCCGCGGTGGGAGTCATCCTGGGATTGGTCATGGCCGTTGTCGCCTTCGGGCGGGCGCAGCTTCTGCATGTTGGAAGCGATGTCGGATTTGTAATCGCCTTGACCATTATGTGCATCTGCATCTGGTCGGCGGCCGTCGCGGCGATCCTTCCGCTCATCATCGACCGATTGAAGATCGATCCCGCGGTCGTCTCGGCGCCGTTGATTACCACCCTCGTCGACGGAACCGGCCTGGTGATCTACTTCACCATTGCCAAACGACTGCTGCACCTCTGAGTTCCCATGCAGGCGAAGCATCGTGTCCCGGTTTCTCGGCCGATCCAGTGCTGGCTGTGGGCTGTGACGCTCGCGGTTTCGCTCACCACTGGTTCGTGGTCGACGCTTGCCCAGACCCCGGTCTCATGCATCACGCCGACATTCGCCACTCCGCGAGCCACTGAGTTGGTGTTCGAAAGTGATCTGGAACGCCTCGATTCGCTCATCGCCCGCGATGCCGTGGCGATGGGGATGGCAAATCAGGCAATGACGCTGGTGAGCGACAGTCGTGTCCGCCGCATGGCGCTTCGCATCATCGAGAGTCGCGCGGGGGAGATCCAGCTCATGCGGCACGTTCGCTCGCTCTGGTACCCGGATGCGCAAGCTCCGACCGTCACAGCGTCCCTTCCGTATTGCGAGACTTCCGAGAACCCCGATCTCTCCTTTTTGAGCGCCATGATCGACCACCAACGCGTGAGCGTGGCCGTGCTGGCCGAGTCTCGCGCCTCGGCCGATCATTCCGAGCTTTCCGATCTCGCCCGAGTGTTGCTCGAGGTCCGCCAGCAGGAGATCGAGACGATGACCGCGCTGCTGGATGAAATCAGCGGTTCAGCAACATGATCGCCCTGGCCTCGAAGCGTCCATCGAACGGTGCGGCGATACCGCTATCCTTCTGCAAACATCAGGCACTCATGCAGCAAAGGAACCGCCCATGCCCGAACCTATCCAGATCGACGGACTCCAGCGCTGGCGCTCGATCGGACCATTCCGAGGTGGACGCGTCGTTGCCGTAGCTGGCAGCTATCACGATGACAGCACCTTCTACTTTGGAGCGTGCGCGGGCGGCGTCTGGAAGTCGACCGATGGCGGCACGTACTGGCGGAATGTCACAGATGGCTACCTGACCACCAGCGCGGTCGGCGCCCTGGCTGTGGCGCCCTCAGATTCGAACGTTATCTACGCGGGCACGGGTGAAACCACGATTCGCATCGACGTCACACATGGTGACGGTGTCTATCGCAGCACCGATGCGGGGCATAGCTGGACCCATCTCGGACTTTCCGACACACGCTTCATCGGGAAGATTCGTGTTCACCCAAACGATCCGGATACAGTGTGGGTCGCGGCCCTTGGTCATGCCTTTGGCCCAAACACTGAGCGAGGCGTTTTCAAGTCGACCGATGGCGGCGCCACCTGGAGTCATCCGCTCTTCGTCAGCGAGCGCGCCGGCGCGGTCGATCTCACACTCGACGCCAACCCGCGCATCCTCTACGCCGGCGTGTGGGAAGCATTTCGATCGTTCTGGATGATCAGCTCCGGAGGACCGGATTCCGGGCTCTGGCAAAGCAAGGACGGGGGCGACACCTGGACGAACATTTCCAGCCGCCGAGGACTCCCGGCTGGCACCTGGGGAAAGGTCGGCGTTTCGGCCTCGCCTGCCCAGTCAGGACGAGTCTGGGCGTTGATCGAGCACCGCACAGAAGGTGGTCTCTACCGCTCAGATGACTTCGGCGCCACCTGGGAAAAAGTCTCGGACGACCAGAACCTGCTCTCGCGTGCCTGGTACTACACCCATGTCACGGCCGATCCAGTCGATCCCGACACCGTTTACGTCAACAACCTCTCGTTCTGGAAGAGCACAGATGGCGGCCGCACCTTCACCGAAATCCCGACGCCACACGGTGACAACCACGATGTCTGGATCGATCCCAAAGACAACCGTCGGATGATCCAGGCGAACGACGGCGGCGCGAACGTCTCCTACAATGGCGGCCGCTCGTTCTCGTCGATTCTCAACCAACCAACGGCGCAGTTCTATCATCTCTGCACCGACAACCGCGACCCCTACACGATCTACGGCACCCAGCAGGACAACACCAGCATCGCGATTCCCAGCCGCGTCGCTGCTCCGAACATCACCTGGTCGGATTGCTACGTGGCCGGCTCGGGCGAGAGCGGCTACCTCGCGATCGATCCGGACGATGACGACATCCTCTATGTCGGCGCCATCGGCTCTTCACCGGGCGGTGGCAATTCACTCCAGCGCTACGATCGCCGCCGAGATCAGATCCGGCTCATCACGACCTGGCCAGAACTGGGGCGGGGACTCGGAGCCGAGTCTCACAGATACCGTTTCGCGTGGACCTATCCGATCGTCTTTTCGCCGCATGACCCGGATACCCTGTATATCGGCGGCAACCTGGTCTTCAAGACGACCGACGAAGGGCAGACGTGGGAAGCCATCAGTCCCGATCTCACCCGGGCGGACCCAGAAACGCTGAAAGTCAGTGGTGGCCCGGTCAATTCCGATGCCGTCGGCGCTGAAACCTACGCCACTGTCTATTCGCTGGTCGAGTCCCCTCGGGAAAAGGGCACGATCTGGGCGGGTTCGGACGATGGTCTGGTTCATATCACTCGCGACGCCGGCACGACCTGGGCCAACATCACCCCACCGGACATGCTCGAGTGGACGATGGTCACCGGCATAGAGCTCTCTCCGTTCGAGAACGGCAAAGCGTATCTGTGCGGCACGCGCTACAAGACCGACGACTATCGACCGTACGTGTGGGTGACGAACGACTATGGGGCG
Above is a window of Thermomicrobiales bacterium DNA encoding:
- the gatC gene encoding Asp-tRNA(Asn)/Glu-tRNA(Gln) amidotransferase subunit GatC yields the protein MALTLADVDHVATLARLGLTDAERERMRDQLSVILEHIGVLAELDTDAIPPTASVTQMTNVWRDDEVRPSFDEEAVFQNAPRAADNCFVVRTPLGGESESS
- the gatA gene encoding Asp-tRNA(Asn)/Glu-tRNA(Gln) amidotransferase subunit GatA, translated to MSELTNLSISEARLLLDSHKVSAAELTEAHLARADALEPTLRCHIELTPEVARAQAKAADVAIAAGAAGPLTGIPASIKDVLVTVDSHTTAGSQILKGYRSAYDATVVSKLRAAGATFIGKGNTDEFAMGSSTENSSFFPTRNPWDIERVPGGSSGGPAAAVASGETMFGLGSDTGGSIRQPAGFCGIVGLKPTYGRVSRLGLIAFASSLDQIGPFTRCVEDAALVLEAIAGHDPGDSTSSRNSVPAFHATLRSDLNGVKIGVAEEYTVAGMEPGVESAVSTALGELEALGAELVPISLPHTKYALPTYYITAPAEASANLARFDGVRFGLRIDSPTIKEMYERTRGEGFGSEVKRRIMLGTYALSSGYYDAYYVKAQKVRTLIKQDFDRAFEKVDVIVAPTSPTTAFRIGDRMDDPYQMYLADVFTIPANMAGIPGISLPCGFSNDLPVGLQFLGRAFDEATLLGVAHAYEQSQPWHAKRPKIAD
- the mgtE gene encoding magnesium transporter codes for the protein MPTGTTFDTDELVAQLKSAIDANQPDRVTTLAREAAPNQWAAIVPQLESSELHAMVAILPEDLLIDLLSEIEPIEAARILQTFSHPAAADLLEAMAPDDATDVIDELPADHAEQILIQMEPADAEEIRELLAYPSDSAGGIMTPGFVSISPDLQASQAIAALQRVSEEAETMYYVYVVDELEHLLGVLSLHRLVLTRKDTPMRELMVVDPVRVQATADRETAARLLVDNNLLALPVVDADNRLLGIITQDDVAEVLEDEATEDIERLGGSQPLETPYRFASIPLLFRRRILWLLLLFAAEAYTGTVMRHFEDEIAQVVALAFFVPLLIGTGGNIGSQVTTTLVRAIAVGEVQLRDVRWVLAKEAAVGVILGLVMAVVAFGRAQLLHVGSDVGFVIALTIMCICIWSAAVAAILPLIIDRLKIDPAVVSAPLITTLVDGTGLVIYFTIAKRLLHL
- a CDS encoding DUF305 domain-containing protein, whose product is MTLAVSLTTGSWSTLAQTPVSCITPTFATPRATELVFESDLERLDSLIARDAVAMGMANQAMTLVSDSRVRRMALRIIESRAGEIQLMRHVRSLWYPDAQAPTVTASLPYCETSENPDLSFLSAMIDHQRVSVAVLAESRASADHSELSDLARVLLEVRQQEIETMTALLDEISGSAT
- a CDS encoding glycosyl hydrolase — encoded protein: MPEPIQIDGLQRWRSIGPFRGGRVVAVAGSYHDDSTFYFGACAGGVWKSTDGGTYWRNVTDGYLTTSAVGALAVAPSDSNVIYAGTGETTIRIDVTHGDGVYRSTDAGHSWTHLGLSDTRFIGKIRVHPNDPDTVWVAALGHAFGPNTERGVFKSTDGGATWSHPLFVSERAGAVDLTLDANPRILYAGVWEAFRSFWMISSGGPDSGLWQSKDGGDTWTNISSRRGLPAGTWGKVGVSASPAQSGRVWALIEHRTEGGLYRSDDFGATWEKVSDDQNLLSRAWYYTHVTADPVDPDTVYVNNLSFWKSTDGGRTFTEIPTPHGDNHDVWIDPKDNRRMIQANDGGANVSYNGGRSFSSILNQPTAQFYHLCTDNRDPYTIYGTQQDNTSIAIPSRVAAPNITWSDCYVAGSGESGYLAIDPDDDDILYVGAIGSSPGGGNSLQRYDRRRDQIRLITTWPELGRGLGAESHRYRFAWTYPIVFSPHDPDTLYIGGNLVFKTTDEGQTWEAISPDLTRADPETLKVSGGPVNSDAVGAETYATVYSLVESPREKGTIWAGSDDGLVHITRDAGTTWANITPPDMLEWTMVTGIELSPFENGKAYLCGTRYKTDDYRPYVWVTNDYGATWSRIDHGLPDNEFTRVIRADPEIPGLLYLGTELGVHVSFDDGASWQSLQLNLPVAPVFELIIKEGDLIAGTHGRSIWIMDDLTPLRSIAQTGAPVGTQLIAPRNALRVLPGVDWSSAAPSNVNYFGGMGGGYDVERTPEGDTRKILLDSGENPPFGAVITYYLDDEPDQPISLSFTAQGAKTPLRTFTSRQPDDDPIAEELRVPAAKGWNRFVWNLTHPDPTRIDGDDAAAKESLSGPYVAPGRYTATLTVGKTSRSAAFDVINPPEAPVDPADLVAQEALSLRICNKVDEANKAVNRMRDLRGQLSRWETRTKDGKTTASLAKEASALSAKVRAIEETLAVPDLRMGWGDSINAGPRLIARIANIMGVVQMGDYRPTDAAEAATAELEALIDKQIRKFDKLAEKDVAAFAKKIEKAGIAAIVVL